Proteins from a single region of Catenulispora acidiphila DSM 44928:
- a CDS encoding AzlC family ABC transporter permease — MWRTMDRDLLRGIAVMCASVGLIGVSYGATAVAAGLPIWLPVLTGFLVLAASSELLFVGVIAAGGDPFAGALAGLLVNARHIPYGLAVPDVIESGWRRIPSTHLLNDETVVLALSQDDLPRKRAAYWLCGLGIVAVWPLCALAGGLLGALVHNTDALGLDAMFPAVILALILPALRDRHTLRAALVGGAVAMAAFAFLPVGLPELLALVGVPFAGGLRHERSVA, encoded by the coding sequence ATGTGGAGAACGATGGACCGCGACCTGCTCCGCGGCATCGCCGTGATGTGCGCGTCGGTCGGCTTGATCGGCGTCTCCTACGGCGCGACCGCGGTCGCGGCGGGCCTTCCGATCTGGCTGCCGGTCCTCACCGGCTTCCTGGTCCTCGCGGCGTCGTCGGAGTTGCTGTTCGTCGGGGTCATCGCCGCCGGAGGCGATCCCTTCGCCGGCGCGCTGGCCGGACTCCTGGTCAACGCGCGCCACATCCCGTACGGGCTCGCGGTGCCGGACGTCATCGAGAGCGGCTGGCGCCGGATCCCCAGCACCCACCTGTTGAACGACGAAACCGTGGTGTTGGCGCTGTCCCAGGACGACCTTCCCCGCAAACGCGCCGCCTACTGGCTGTGCGGTCTGGGAATCGTCGCCGTCTGGCCGCTGTGCGCGCTGGCCGGCGGCCTTCTCGGCGCCCTGGTCCACAACACCGACGCGCTGGGCCTGGACGCGATGTTCCCAGCCGTCATCCTCGCGCTGATCCTGCCCGCACTCCGCGACCGGCACACGCTACGGGCCGCACTCGTCGGCGGAGCGGTAGCCATGGCCGCCTTCGCCTTCCTGCCAGTGGGTTTGCCGGAGTTGCTGGCGCTGGTCGGGGTGCCGTTCGCCGGAGGCCTCAGGCATGAGAGGTCCGTCGCGTGA
- a CDS encoding AzlD domain-containing protein produces the protein MSTLAIGTFAFRLVGPMLHARITFSSRAQRLLETSAVVLLAALVLLSGLTEGRSFADLARPLGVAAGGVLAWRKAPFLVVVLTAAAVAALVRLVR, from the coding sequence ATGTCCACCCTGGCAATCGGCACCTTCGCCTTCCGGCTGGTCGGCCCGATGCTGCACGCCCGGATCACGTTCTCCTCCCGGGCACAGCGTCTCCTGGAGACCTCCGCGGTCGTCCTGCTGGCAGCACTGGTCCTGCTCTCGGGCCTCACCGAGGGTCGCAGCTTCGCCGACCTCGCCCGACCACTGGGGGTCGCCGCCGGCGGCGTACTGGCTTGGCGCAAGGCGCCGTTCCTGGTGGTGGTCCTCACGGCGGCCGCGGTGGCGGCGCTGGTCCGCCTGGTCCGGTGA
- a CDS encoding cysteine hydrolase family protein, translating into MSKTALIVIDVISTYEHEDGEKLVPSAREAVPAVQRLISRARDADADVIYVNDNFGRWNSNRDELLDTALRGPHADLVEPLRPDERSLFVLKARHSIFYQTPLEYLLDQLGARRIVLCGQVTEQCVMYSALDAHIRHLTVVVARDAVAHIDADLGQAALAMMERNMSAEILAADEIDFT; encoded by the coding sequence ATGTCCAAGACCGCACTCATCGTGATCGACGTGATCAGCACCTACGAGCACGAGGACGGCGAGAAGCTGGTTCCCTCGGCGCGTGAAGCCGTCCCGGCAGTGCAGCGGCTGATCAGCCGCGCGCGGGACGCGGACGCCGACGTCATCTACGTCAACGACAACTTCGGGCGCTGGAACTCCAACCGCGACGAACTCCTGGACACCGCCCTGCGCGGCCCGCACGCGGACCTGGTCGAGCCGCTGCGCCCGGACGAGAGGTCGCTGTTCGTCCTCAAAGCCCGCCACTCGATCTTCTACCAGACGCCCTTGGAGTACCTGCTCGACCAGCTCGGTGCCCGCCGCATCGTGCTCTGCGGCCAGGTCACCGAGCAGTGCGTCATGTACTCCGCGCTCGACGCGCACATCCGGCATCTCACGGTCGTGGTCGCGCGCGACGCGGTCGCCCACATCGACGCCGACCTGGGACAGGCCGCGCTGGCCATGATGGAGCGCAACATGAGCGCCGAGATCCTGGCGGCCGACGAGATCGACTTCACGTAG